From a region of the Sinorhizobium sp. B11 genome:
- a CDS encoding alpha/beta hydrolase, with the protein MPTITTTDGVNIFYKDWGSGQPIVFSHGWPLSADDWDAQMTFFLGHGYRVIAHDRRGHGRSDQPGTGNDMDHWVADLAALTEHLNLRDAIHIGHSTGGGEVARYVARHQERVAKAVLVASLTPNMYRSEENPSGQPPEWFEAIRAGVLGNRSEFYRFVPENPFYGYNLDGAKPSEAIIANWWRQGMGGGALAHHATVASWLEDYTEDLKKITVPVLVMHGEADQVVPFASSVPRAVDLLKNGSLKTYPGYPHGMLTTHADVLNPDLLSFIRS; encoded by the coding sequence ATGCCTACAATCACGACCACGGACGGCGTAAACATCTTCTATAAGGACTGGGGCTCGGGCCAGCCGATCGTTTTCAGCCACGGCTGGCCGCTGTCGGCGGACGACTGGGACGCCCAGATGACCTTCTTTCTTGGACACGGCTACCGGGTGATCGCCCACGACCGGCGCGGTCACGGCCGGTCCGACCAGCCCGGCACCGGCAACGACATGGACCACTGGGTTGCCGACCTCGCGGCCCTGACCGAGCACCTCAACCTGCGCGACGCGATCCACATCGGCCACTCCACAGGCGGCGGTGAGGTCGCTCGCTATGTCGCCCGCCACCAGGAGCGCGTCGCGAAGGCGGTACTGGTCGCTTCCCTGACGCCGAACATGTACCGGAGCGAGGAAAACCCGTCTGGTCAGCCACCGGAGTGGTTCGAAGCGATCCGCGCGGGCGTGCTGGGCAACCGGTCGGAATTCTACCGTTTCGTCCCTGAGAACCCGTTCTACGGGTACAACCTCGATGGGGCCAAGCCTTCGGAGGCGATCATTGCGAACTGGTGGCGCCAGGGCATGGGCGGTGGTGCTCTCGCTCACCACGCGACTGTCGCCTCCTGGCTGGAAGATTATACCGAAGACCTCAAGAAGATCACCGTGCCGGTGCTGGTGATGCATGGCGAGGCCGATCAAGTCGTCCCCTTCGCAAGTTCCGTGCCGCGTGCGGTCGACCTGCTCAAGAACGGGTCGCTGAAGACCTATCCGGGCTACCCGCATGGCATGCTCACCACCCATGCGGATGTCCTCAACCCCGACCTGCTCTCGTTCATCAGGTCTTGA
- a CDS encoding DUF982 domain-containing protein — MEWDTPIEFAPVILMFKDPERVFSIRTAMGAANALIREFPCDDGEEFLLAIKLCLDVVKGIADPEQLRAAIIRAAEEAGVTAIAVLH; from the coding sequence ATGGAATGGGACACCCCGATCGAATTCGCGCCTGTGATCCTGATGTTCAAGGATCCGGAAAGGGTGTTTTCCATCAGGACGGCAATGGGGGCCGCCAATGCGCTCATAAGGGAATTCCCCTGCGATGACGGAGAGGAGTTTCTTCTGGCCATCAAGCTCTGCCTCGATGTCGTCAAAGGCATCGCTGATCCCGAGCAGCTCAGAGCCGCGATCATTCGCGCGGCAGAAGAGGCTGGCGTTACCGCGATCGCCGTCCTGCACTGA
- a CDS encoding succinylglutamate desuccinylase/aspartoacylase family protein, protein MSDKSQNGIDRRDFMIASLATVGASAALAVSADAADAEEAAKPAANPASGTVYTGDVIEGKKVVSALDVDDLEPGQKHLLYFRGAQMPTGQYWYVSVTVAKGARPGKRGILSSGVHGDEMSNIHTVQTVMNQLDPAQMSGTVMAVTDVARPALESMQRRWPNQGRGVDLVDMNREWPGNENGLTAPSRHAGLLFNRLLRPNADFAIDFHTGTTGFEVTAFNIGGMDVPEVKAMLELYPVGQIFDNHVYPGVLHNAFMEVGIPSFTPEIGAARVLDLEMIALFVEGTMNVLKHYGIVAGPMGRTGKDVNVFVGNSAFPILATQGGIVEHLVKLNDKVEPGQKVAIQRNSFGEVVAEYTSGVAGEITGQRSDAMSEPGNPLVFILFHKAALEGAEAYPE, encoded by the coding sequence ATGTCGGACAAGTCGCAGAACGGCATCGATCGCCGTGATTTCATGATTGCATCACTGGCAACGGTCGGCGCGTCGGCTGCTCTCGCCGTCAGCGCGGATGCCGCTGACGCAGAGGAGGCAGCGAAACCCGCTGCCAATCCGGCCTCGGGAACGGTCTATACCGGCGATGTCATCGAGGGGAAAAAGGTCGTCAGCGCGCTCGACGTTGACGATCTGGAGCCGGGGCAGAAGCATCTCCTGTATTTTCGGGGTGCGCAGATGCCCACGGGGCAGTACTGGTATGTGTCCGTGACCGTCGCCAAGGGGGCAAGGCCGGGCAAGCGCGGCATCCTGAGCAGCGGTGTGCACGGCGACGAAATGAGCAACATTCACACGGTCCAAACCGTGATGAACCAGCTCGATCCGGCACAGATGTCGGGCACGGTCATGGCGGTCACCGATGTGGCGCGCCCGGCCCTTGAAAGCATGCAGCGCAGGTGGCCCAATCAGGGCAGGGGCGTCGATCTGGTCGACATGAACCGGGAATGGCCGGGGAACGAGAACGGTCTCACCGCGCCCAGCCGGCATGCTGGGCTGCTGTTCAACCGGCTGCTGCGGCCGAACGCCGACTTCGCCATCGACTTTCACACCGGAACGACCGGGTTCGAAGTCACCGCATTCAATATCGGCGGCATGGATGTGCCCGAGGTCAAGGCCATGTTGGAGCTCTATCCCGTCGGCCAGATCTTCGACAACCATGTCTATCCCGGTGTCCTGCACAACGCCTTCATGGAGGTGGGTATCCCCTCGTTTACGCCGGAGATCGGTGCTGCCCGAGTTCTGGACCTCGAGATGATCGCGCTCTTCGTGGAAGGCACGATGAACGTCCTCAAGCATTACGGCATCGTTGCCGGGCCGATGGGCCGGACAGGCAAGGACGTGAATGTCTTCGTCGGCAACAGCGCCTTCCCGATCCTGGCAACCCAGGGCGGGATCGTCGAGCATCTGGTCAAGCTCAACGACAAGGTCGAACCCGGGCAGAAGGTGGCCATCCAGCGCAACAGCTTCGGCGAGGTGGTCGCGGAATATACAAGCGGCGTGGCCGGGGAGATAACGGGCCAGCGCAGCGACGCAATGTCCGAGCCCGGCAACCCCCTGGTCTTCATCCTCTTCCACAAGGCGGCGCTGGAGGGCGCTGAGGCCTATCCCGAGTAA
- a CDS encoding LysR family transcriptional regulator, with protein sequence MELRHLRYFVAVAEEGSLLTAAERRLHTSQPSLSRQIRDLETEVGVKLLERQSRGVTLTAAGKVFLDHARLALLQVEAAAEGARRAERPEKQSFTIGFLAGQEVVWLPHALRIIREEAPEVEIILSSQSSPDLALALMRGKLDVAFLRPETQSVGVSFKFLAKEPLIAVLPADHRLTSRKKILPQDLARETYVSSARISPVLQSVIQDYASNVGITLKAEYEGEGLPSAMSLVVSTGGITLIPLYAQNMLTPNVVARALEGVPPTIDLTLGYNDSNSSPLLRRFLSRSDELVANVQNQSIIRYAEVP encoded by the coding sequence ATGGAACTCAGGCATTTGCGCTATTTTGTTGCCGTCGCGGAGGAGGGAAGCCTGCTGACCGCAGCAGAGCGGCGGCTTCACACGTCCCAGCCCTCGCTCAGCAGGCAAATTCGCGATCTGGAAACCGAAGTCGGTGTCAAACTGTTGGAACGGCAGTCGCGCGGCGTGACGCTCACCGCCGCCGGTAAAGTGTTTCTTGATCACGCGCGGCTGGCATTATTGCAAGTCGAGGCGGCTGCGGAAGGGGCCCGGCGGGCAGAGCGGCCGGAAAAGCAGTCGTTCACGATCGGGTTTCTCGCAGGGCAAGAGGTCGTGTGGCTACCCCATGCATTGCGCATTATTCGCGAGGAAGCGCCGGAGGTTGAAATCATATTGTCCAGCCAGTCTTCCCCGGACCTGGCTCTGGCACTGATGCGGGGCAAGCTGGACGTCGCTTTCCTTCGCCCCGAGACTCAGAGTGTTGGTGTGTCCTTCAAGTTTCTAGCCAAGGAGCCACTGATCGCCGTGCTGCCGGCGGACCATCGCTTGACGTCGCGCAAAAAGATCCTGCCGCAGGATCTTGCCCGCGAAACTTACGTCAGTTCGGCTAGAATTTCTCCCGTACTGCAATCCGTGATCCAGGATTACGCGTCGAACGTCGGGATCACCCTCAAGGCAGAGTACGAAGGCGAAGGCCTGCCATCAGCAATGTCGCTCGTAGTGTCGACGGGTGGAATAACGCTTATTCCGCTTTATGCGCAAAATATGCTTACACCGAATGTCGTTGCCAGAGCACTTGAGGGTGTGCCTCCGACAATTGATCTCACCTTGGGATACAACGATTCAAATTCCTCGCCTTTGCTCCGCAGATTTTTGTCTCGCTCTGATGAATTGGTCGCCAACGTTCAAAATCAGAGCATCATCCGCTATGCTGAAGTTCCATAG
- a CDS encoding TniQ family protein — protein sequence MLHDRFRAERLFSRWRIRPCWGEPNYSYFARLVADSEACSAQTFAIRSGHWVGEQRNSRLLQAVLCLPLDEGEKASLRRWTPVEAATSRYWSLADQEISMSHFRPGVRRCPICVKEAAFHRVWWDIKGFERCPVHDVAMERNIAPDGDERWPVYGHCVEKFEGRPILSEQGAHSLEGYIMQRLGALDQVMTCPLLDDEPLSAVVTAVEYLGMLIRNPVLQRIPSASKGDAEAGFQAMRFTSVELEDAFSEWLVANYRRDELGRVGLSHFGITESTHRFTSSLKAKVQLAQLAASARHGLLNGRARHIDGVNAPVLRSVLPRKLGVTVHSANVLLLRLGFDPQLLSGKLVEIPDNVVAKAKLEVDAAVPVTEAAVRLGCTAAEADIIASNLAHRGWTVGIQKRNGKEIERHFLRGELEKMTEILNSLPAAAKHLKVVSVYRRRKLWSATKLMSDVLLGQRPGFTNPEKSGLSGLKVYAAVGGLPTPKGRTRVPDDAMLWSEFNAMIGVHHMGIEFLVQSGHLQRHPGKRSWLVRESALAFCRRFVSPLRCLKGRGMAFSDAVPIVRNMVAVFDQLEVGVKIVERSVFESLAGRVATPPDVALKLYREFVELGSKNCPSFIIPEVPGDGMFAVFPTTRIISFFIVLDDDGFRLECEFRPHFRRIWKTFQTRRESFQWIFESFSVEIGDDVVRIETRASNLEDVDRITKALGRLNEHFRHKMP from the coding sequence ATGCTGCATGATCGTTTTCGAGCGGAAAGGTTGTTCTCGCGGTGGCGGATCCGGCCCTGCTGGGGGGAGCCGAACTACTCCTACTTCGCGCGGCTTGTCGCGGATTCCGAAGCATGCTCGGCGCAAACCTTTGCCATTCGCTCCGGCCATTGGGTTGGCGAGCAGCGAAACTCCAGGCTCCTCCAGGCCGTCCTGTGCCTCCCCCTCGATGAGGGGGAGAAGGCGAGCCTGCGCAGGTGGACGCCCGTAGAGGCCGCCACGAGCCGCTACTGGTCGCTCGCAGATCAGGAGATCAGCATGAGCCACTTCAGGCCCGGTGTCAGAAGGTGCCCTATCTGTGTCAAAGAAGCAGCCTTCCATCGGGTCTGGTGGGACATCAAGGGCTTCGAACGCTGCCCTGTTCACGACGTCGCCATGGAACGAAATATCGCACCAGATGGCGACGAACGTTGGCCGGTGTACGGCCACTGCGTGGAGAAATTCGAAGGGCGACCGATCCTTTCGGAGCAAGGTGCCCACTCTCTCGAGGGCTACATCATGCAGCGCCTTGGAGCGCTCGACCAGGTCATGACGTGTCCGCTTCTCGACGACGAACCTCTAAGCGCGGTCGTGACGGCGGTCGAGTATCTAGGCATGCTCATCAGGAATCCTGTCCTGCAGAGGATTCCCTCCGCCTCGAAAGGTGACGCAGAAGCCGGCTTCCAGGCAATGCGGTTCACTTCCGTCGAGCTGGAGGACGCCTTTTCAGAGTGGCTTGTCGCCAACTATCGGAGGGACGAGCTCGGTCGTGTCGGGCTTAGCCACTTCGGCATCACCGAGAGCACGCATCGCTTTACGTCCTCGTTGAAGGCCAAGGTACAGTTGGCCCAGCTCGCTGCTTCAGCCCGCCATGGCCTGCTCAACGGACGGGCACGCCACATTGACGGTGTGAATGCGCCAGTTCTTCGCAGCGTCCTTCCTAGGAAGCTGGGAGTGACGGTACACAGTGCGAACGTTCTCCTATTGCGTCTGGGATTCGATCCGCAGCTTCTTTCCGGGAAGCTCGTGGAGATCCCGGACAATGTCGTAGCGAAGGCAAAGCTGGAGGTTGATGCGGCCGTACCTGTAACGGAGGCGGCAGTTCGTCTCGGCTGTACTGCGGCGGAGGCCGATATAATCGCTTCGAACCTAGCTCACCGCGGATGGACCGTAGGCATCCAGAAGCGGAACGGAAAGGAGATCGAGCGTCATTTTCTAAGAGGCGAACTGGAGAAGATGACGGAAATTTTGAATTCCTTGCCGGCAGCCGCCAAGCACCTCAAGGTGGTCAGCGTCTACAGGAGGCGAAAGCTATGGAGTGCCACTAAGCTGATGTCGGACGTGCTTCTCGGACAGAGGCCCGGTTTCACGAACCCCGAGAAGTCCGGGCTTTCCGGCCTCAAGGTCTATGCCGCCGTCGGCGGTCTGCCAACGCCTAAGGGAAGGACACGGGTTCCCGACGACGCGATGCTATGGAGCGAATTCAATGCGATGATCGGCGTCCATCACATGGGAATAGAGTTCCTGGTTCAAAGCGGCCACCTTCAACGCCATCCCGGAAAGCGGAGCTGGCTGGTTCGCGAGAGCGCCCTCGCCTTCTGCCGGCGATTTGTCAGTCCCCTACGGTGCCTCAAGGGACGCGGCATGGCCTTTTCCGATGCGGTGCCCATTGTAAGGAACATGGTGGCGGTATTCGATCAGCTTGAAGTAGGAGTGAAAATCGTTGAGCGGTCTGTGTTTGAATCCTTGGCGGGGCGTGTTGCCACGCCCCCGGACGTTGCACTGAAGCTTTATCGTGAATTCGTCGAGCTGGGATCCAAGAACTGCCCCTCGTTCATAATCCCGGAGGTACCGGGCGATGGCATGTTCGCGGTCTTCCCTACCACTCGCATAATCTCGTTCTTCATCGTGCTCGACGACGACGGCTTCCGCCTCGAATGCGAGTTTAGGCCACACTTCCGACGCATCTGGAAAACGTTCCAGACGCGTCGTGAAAGCTTCCAGTGGATATTCGAATCCTTCTCCGTGGAAATCGGTGACGATGTCGTCCGTATCGAAACGAGAGCTTCCAACTTGGAAGACGTCGACAGGATCACGAAGGCACTCGGACGATTGAACGAGCACTTCCGGCATAAGATGCCGTAG
- a CDS encoding DUF6428 family protein, with product MNVIDKTISHDIDLGVLLAALDAHPDLPLVVKYDGRDVKPGYHVTEVKSGRFDALDCGANPESWTEIFVQLWDVDEDGRTHMPSGKFSAIVRKVSEHVGLPKSARLTFEVSDGVAPMALYCASTPSVQGGVVRIELSPRPASCKPRDRWLEEQARTASSCCGKTSTCCA from the coding sequence ATGAACGTCATCGACAAGACCATATCTCACGACATCGACCTGGGCGTCCTCCTTGCGGCGCTGGACGCACACCCAGACCTCCCGCTCGTCGTCAAGTACGACGGCCGCGACGTAAAGCCGGGCTACCACGTCACCGAGGTAAAGAGCGGCCGGTTCGACGCGCTCGACTGCGGCGCGAACCCGGAATCGTGGACCGAAATCTTCGTGCAGCTCTGGGACGTCGACGAGGACGGGCGGACGCACATGCCCTCGGGTAAGTTCTCCGCGATCGTCCGGAAGGTTTCCGAGCATGTAGGGCTTCCGAAGTCGGCGCGTCTGACCTTCGAGGTCAGCGACGGCGTCGCGCCGATGGCGCTCTACTGCGCTTCGACGCCTTCGGTGCAGGGCGGCGTTGTCCGGATCGAGCTATCGCCGCGACCGGCAAGCTGCAAGCCCCGCGACCGCTGGCTGGAGGAGCAGGCCCGGACGGCGTCCTCGTGTTGCGGGAAGACGTCGACCTGCTGCGCATAG
- a CDS encoding ATP-binding protein has product MIDNLIVKYKVFNTAFQQIASNHMPVAGGTHARGTVGAMLGESRAGKSAVCAFYAAMHPPTYDDEGEVFSVVHMTASLRMTPVEFAHEINRLTAARHMPTRGGIGAYVDNAILRLLRVRTELLIIDDAQYLFFDRTDKTATDMFKLVKRIADFNALSIVLVGEEKINDYVYSIDAFANRGYNWVPIKPLTAGRKDMEKFGKLLGSIDRRLPFANLSGLEDSYIAEHLYRFSGGMIGRVMNVIRPAAFEALNDGSSHVMLEHLRTAVSTRMRKGDTFSYFGIDRDAA; this is encoded by the coding sequence ATGATCGACAACCTGATCGTCAAGTACAAGGTGTTCAATACCGCGTTCCAACAGATCGCCTCCAACCACATGCCCGTCGCGGGCGGCACCCACGCAAGGGGAACCGTCGGTGCGATGCTCGGTGAATCCAGAGCGGGCAAGTCGGCGGTTTGCGCCTTCTATGCGGCGATGCACCCGCCGACCTATGACGACGAAGGGGAGGTCTTTTCTGTAGTCCATATGACCGCGAGCCTACGCATGACGCCCGTGGAATTCGCACACGAGATCAACCGGCTCACTGCCGCACGCCATATGCCGACGAGAGGCGGGATCGGCGCCTATGTCGACAATGCGATCCTCAGGCTCCTACGGGTAAGAACCGAGCTGCTGATCATCGACGACGCCCAGTACCTGTTCTTCGATCGCACCGACAAGACCGCCACGGACATGTTCAAGCTCGTTAAGAGGATCGCCGACTTCAACGCTCTGAGCATCGTCCTGGTGGGAGAGGAGAAGATCAACGACTACGTCTACTCGATCGACGCATTCGCGAACCGGGGCTACAACTGGGTGCCGATCAAGCCTCTGACGGCCGGCAGAAAGGACATGGAGAAGTTCGGGAAGCTGCTGGGTTCGATCGATCGGCGCCTCCCCTTTGCAAACTTGAGCGGACTGGAGGACTCCTACATTGCCGAGCATCTCTACAGATTCAGCGGTGGCATGATCGGGCGGGTGATGAACGTCATCAGGCCGGCGGCCTTCGAAGCGCTGAACGACGGCTCGTCGCACGTGATGCTCGAACACCTTCGCACCGCCGTGTCGACACGCATGCGGAAGGGCGACACCTTCTCTTACTTCGGGATCGACCGCGATGCTGCATGA
- the arsK gene encoding arsenite efflux MFS transporter ArsK has protein sequence MRNATGSASFGTVSALGLTQIIGYGTLYYSFSILAPGMAKDLGVTLEQVFGVFSVSLFVGGLSATVIGRQMDRIGAATVLTAGSVLAAATLVLCAWSPSLVVFALAVALLEISSGMVQYQAAFAALVEIDPRTAPRSITYLTLIGGFASTIFWPISAVLLDVLTWREIYLVFAALNLFLCAPLHLWLMRKRKAARADGMARQREHVVGAVPPERRRYAMIVTSAAFAILGFTLASILAHMVPMLGTLGLGPAAVVIGSLFGPAQVMSRLINMIFGTSLSPPMLAVISSALMVAGIVVLALRGSWLPGAVAFAVCLGLGSGINSIAQGSLPLYLFGSDGYGAVTGRMAAARLALGAAAPVAFAIAMERLGLVPSLYATAALGAVGMAAFVSVATSARREIVAA, from the coding sequence ATGCGTAATGCGACGGGTTCGGCTTCCTTCGGGACGGTATCGGCACTCGGCCTGACACAGATCATCGGCTACGGCACCCTCTACTACTCCTTCTCGATCCTCGCGCCGGGAATGGCCAAGGATCTGGGCGTGACGCTCGAGCAGGTGTTCGGCGTCTTCTCCGTCTCCCTGTTCGTCGGCGGGCTGTCGGCAACCGTGATCGGCAGGCAGATGGACAGGATCGGCGCGGCGACCGTCCTCACCGCAGGGTCGGTGCTGGCGGCCGCCACGCTCGTGCTCTGTGCATGGTCGCCCTCGCTCGTCGTCTTCGCGCTCGCTGTCGCACTCCTCGAGATATCCTCGGGAATGGTACAGTACCAGGCGGCGTTCGCGGCCCTGGTGGAAATCGATCCGCGGACGGCGCCCCGGAGCATCACCTATCTCACGCTCATCGGAGGCTTCGCCTCGACGATCTTCTGGCCCATATCGGCCGTCCTGTTGGACGTCCTCACATGGCGCGAGATCTACCTCGTGTTCGCCGCGCTCAACCTGTTCCTCTGCGCGCCGCTGCACCTCTGGCTGATGCGGAAGCGGAAGGCGGCGAGGGCGGATGGCATGGCGCGGCAGCGGGAGCATGTAGTCGGGGCCGTTCCTCCGGAGAGGCGGCGCTACGCGATGATCGTCACGTCGGCTGCTTTCGCCATTCTGGGATTCACGCTGGCTTCGATCCTCGCACACATGGTTCCGATGCTCGGGACGCTGGGGTTGGGGCCGGCCGCGGTCGTGATCGGCTCGCTCTTCGGCCCGGCACAGGTCATGAGCCGTCTGATCAACATGATCTTCGGAACCTCGCTCTCGCCGCCGATGCTGGCGGTCATCTCGTCGGCACTAATGGTCGCCGGGATCGTCGTCCTCGCGCTGAGAGGAAGCTGGCTTCCGGGCGCGGTCGCATTCGCGGTCTGCCTGGGCCTAGGATCGGGCATCAACTCGATCGCGCAGGGAAGCCTGCCTTTGTACCTGTTCGGAAGCGACGGATACGGAGCAGTCACCGGCAGGATGGCGGCAGCCCGACTGGCATTGGGCGCCGCCGCTCCAGTCGCGTTCGCGATCGCTATGGAGCGGCTGGGGCTCGTGCCGTCGCTTTACGCCACGGCAGCGCTCGGGGCCGTCGGAATGGCGGCCTTCGTCAGCGTGGCGACGTCCGCCCGACGGGAAATCGTCGCCGCCTAA
- a CDS encoding nucleoside kinase produces the protein MGVRNYLIEGVSGTGKTTVATELQQRGYHVIHGDRELAYRGDPRTGEPLIGFRHEQEDVAFVHRQHLWHVGKVRSLAADKSHPVSFFCGGSRNSRHFIDLFDAVFVLEIDRETLEYRLAGRPEDEFGGRPAERDLVLHLHATREDIPANATTIDATRPLAAVVDDILSKCRGAG, from the coding sequence ATGGGCGTCAGGAACTATCTGATCGAAGGCGTGTCCGGCACCGGCAAGACCACGGTCGCGACCGAACTGCAGCAGCGCGGCTACCACGTCATTCATGGCGACCGTGAACTGGCCTATCGCGGCGATCCCCGCACGGGCGAGCCGCTGATCGGGTTCCGGCACGAGCAGGAGGATGTCGCCTTCGTGCACAGGCAGCACCTCTGGCATGTCGGCAAGGTCCGATCGCTCGCGGCCGATAAAAGCCACCCGGTCTCCTTCTTCTGCGGCGGCTCGAGGAATTCCCGTCACTTCATCGATCTGTTCGACGCGGTCTTCGTTCTCGAGATCGACCGGGAGACGTTGGAGTACCGGCTCGCCGGCAGGCCCGAAGACGAGTTTGGCGGAAGGCCGGCCGAGCGGGACCTTGTCCTGCACCTGCATGCGACGAGGGAAGACATTCCGGCGAATGCGACCACCATCGACGCCACTCGGCCGCTCGCCGCAGTCGTCGACGATATCCTGTCGAAATGCCGGGGGGCCGGCTGA
- a CDS encoding metalloregulator ArsR/SmtB family transcription factor, with translation MEERQALMSFAALSQETRLQIVRMLVVAGPEGMAAGAVADKAGVSPSNVSFHLKELERSGLIAQRRESRSIVYSANYEALSGLVQFLMMDCCAGHPRVVGKSAEEDGCCVPHAEKQDA, from the coding sequence ATGGAAGAACGTCAAGCCCTAATGTCGTTCGCGGCGCTCTCCCAGGAGACCCGCCTGCAGATCGTCCGCATGCTCGTCGTCGCCGGCCCGGAAGGAATGGCGGCGGGAGCAGTCGCCGACAAGGCGGGCGTCTCCCCCTCGAACGTGTCGTTCCATCTCAAGGAACTGGAGCGCTCCGGACTGATCGCGCAGCGGCGGGAGTCCCGCTCGATCGTCTACAGCGCGAACTACGAAGCCCTTTCCGGTCTCGTGCAGTTCCTGATGATGGACTGCTGCGCCGGACATCCGAGGGTGGTCGGCAAGTCGGCCGAGGAGGACGGCTGCTGCGTGCCGCACGCGGAGAAGCAGGATGCGTAA